In the genome of Triticum urartu cultivar G1812 chromosome 5, Tu2.1, whole genome shotgun sequence, one region contains:
- the LOC125508085 gene encoding protein FAR1-RELATED SEQUENCE 5-like has translation MEAARSEGDELIADYVDCLMSLDTNAQSVQNDNLILGDPVIEAGIAASVGGITEQNAMKDFVPPEDPKEPLLGMTFESDEAAKTFYNEYARHLGFPFRVGRSRRSKGAEEVVVMRRFVCSREGMYRKKNPSSDEATKKRERMSMREGCNAMMEVVRESNHWVVSKLDTAHNHNLGTCSRVGYLRDRGLLDASNKITMMGSDGVPFLRQNILGEGGDAQGLLDYLKKMQGNDPAFFHAIQVDKNSCLMNVFWADARAKLAYQHFGDAVTFDTTYKKNKYMMPFVTFSGVNHHLQRVIFGCALLMEDTECSFVWLFETWLAAMSGKAPCSLVTDQNRAMKAAIGRVFPHTCHRFCKWHILSRTKQKLAHTYSEHPTLIDELESCVIESETINTFETAWMSIIDTYDLRNNTWLQAMYNIRQKWVPLYLMDTFCAEISKAQKLETMNDFYKKYFSTKVTLEVFLTQFDLSIENHYEEEAKADMDTSLNLVTTKTASPMEKQAARTYTKAVFSRFQEEFTESLAYIIQKTKDGCISEYNVMKDENSSDTFCVTYNASNKMAKCSCKYFEFSGILCRHILGVFIIVDPHLLPPDYYLKRWTRKARDCGLLEYNCDNHQDDACQSITSRYDVLCADAIRYAEKGSGSETVYKAAKDILQKAYEEIIVYERNPTRVSQRDAININEDVMVDDSMTDQSLPDSRQKVTNLLGQFLVSSWSP, from the exons ATGGAAGCTGCAAGGAGTGAAGGGGATGAGCTGATTGCGGATTATGTTGATTGCCTCATGTCCTTGGACACCAATGCTCAGTCTGTGCAGAACGACAATCTGATTCTCGGAGATCCAGTCATAGAAGCAGGAATAGCTGCTTCGGTTGGTGGTATTACGGAGCAGAATGCCATGAAAGATTTTGTACCTCCAGAGGACCCTAAAGAGCCATTGCTAGGTATGACATTTGAATCTGATGAAGCAGCAAAGACTTTCTACAATGAGTATGCCAGGCACCTTGGATTTCCCTTCCGTGTTGGTAGGTCTCGCCGTTCGAAAGGTGCAGAGGAGGTTGTCGTCATGAGGAGGTTTGTTTGCTCAAGGGAAGGCATGTACAGAAAGAAGAATCCATCATCAGATGAGGCTACAAAGAAGCGTGAGAGGATGTCTATGCGGGAAGGTTGCAATGCTATGATGGAGGTGGTCAGAGAATCAAACCATTGGGTTGTTTCCAAGCTTGACACAGCTCACAATCATAACCTTGGCACCTGTAGTAGAGTTGGGTATCTTCGTGACAGAGGTCTGCTTGATGCCTCCAATAAGATCACTATGATGGGCTCAGATGGAGTGCCCTTTCTGAGGCAGAATATTCTTGGGGAAGGCGGAGACGCTCAAGGTCTTCTTGATTATTTGAAGAAGATGCAAGGCAACGACCCTGCTTTCTTCCATGCCATACAGGTCGACAAGAATAGCTGTCTAATGAATGTTTTCTGGGCCGATGCTAGAGCTAAACTTGCTTATCAGCATTTTGGGGATGCTGTTACATTTGACACAACATACAAAAAGAACAAGTATATGATGCCCTTTGTTACCTTTTCAGGAGTCAATCATCATCTTCAGCGTGTTATATTTGGATGTGCATTGCTTATGGAAGATACTGAATGCTCATTTGTTTGGCTATTTGAAACATGGCTGGCAGCAATGAGTGGGAAGGCACCATGTTCACTAGTTACCGACCAAAATCGGGCCATGAAAGCTGCAATTGGAAGGGTTTTTCCGCATACCTGTCACCGCTTCTGCAAGTGGCACATTTTGAGTAGAACCAAACAGAAGTTAGCTCATACATACTCAGAGCATCCTACTTTAATAGATGAGTTAGAAAGCTGTGTTATTGAGTCTGAAACAATCAACACATTCGAAACAGCGTGGATGTCAATCATTGATACTTATGATTTAAGAAATAATACATGGCTTCAAGCAATGTACAATATCCGCCAAAAATGGGTTCCTTTGTACCTGATGGATACATTCTGTGCAGAAATATCTAAAGCGCAGAAGTTAGAAACCATGAATGATTTCTACAAGAAGTATTTTAGTACGAAGGTGACACTGGAAGTTTTTCTAACCCAATTTGATTTGAGCATAGAAAACCATTATGAGGAAGAAGCAAAAGCAGATATGGACACTTCTTTAAATTTGGTGACGACAAAGACTGCATCACCAATGGAAAAGCAGGCAGCACGTACCTACACCAAAGCAGTCTTTAGTAGATTTCAGGAAGAATTTACAGAGTCTTTGGCATATATTATTCAGAAAACTAAAGATGGCTGCATAAGTGAATACAACGTCATGAAAGATGAAAATTCATCAGATACATTCTGTGTGACCTACAATGCCTCCAATAAGATGGCAAAATGTAGTTGCAAATACTTTGAGTTCTCGGGTATTTTATGCCGTCATATTCTAGGAGTATTCATAATAGTTGATCCACATTTACTTCCACCTGATTACTATTTGAAGCGTTGGACAAGGAAGGCCAGAGACTGTGGTTTATTAGAATACAACTGCGATAACCATCAAGATGATGCTTGTCAGTCCATTACAAGCCGTTACGATGTTCTATGTGCTGATGCCATCAGATATGCTGAGAAAGGATCTGGATCAGAGACAGTGTACAAAGCAGCAAAAGATATCTTACAGAAGGCATatgaagagattattgtttaTGAAAGAAATCCAACGAGGGTATCACAAAGGGATGCTATAAACATCAATGAGGATGTCATGGTTGATGATAGCATGACTGATCAGTCTTTGCCTGATTCCAGACAGAAG GTGACTAATCTGCTTGGCCAGTTTCTTGTCTCCTCTTGGTCTCCCTGA